One Aliidiomarina minuta genomic region harbors:
- the gyrA gene encoding DNA gyrase subunit A has product MSDHAQEVVPVNIEDELKNSYLDYAMSVIIGRALPDVRDGLKPVHRRVLFAMSVLGNDYNKPYKKSARVVGDVIGKYHPHGDSAAYDTIVRMAQPFSLRYMLADGQGNFGSVDGDSAAAMRYTEVRMSKISHQLLADLDKETVDFVPNYDSTEQIPDVLPTRVPNLLANGSSGIAVGMATNIPPHNLTEVINGCLAMIKNPDITFEELMEYIPGPDFPTAAIISGNQGIIEAYRTGRGRIHIRSRAEVITEDNGRETIIVHELPYQVNKARLIEKIADLVKEKKLEGISGLRDESDKDGMRVVIEMKRGESGEVMLNHLYRNTQMQVVFGINMVALDKGQPKLFTLREMIECFILHRREVVTRRTVYELRKARERAHILEGLAISLANIEEIIELIKASPSPAEAKASLIARGWQLGDVASMLERAGVDAARPDWVEEGFGVRDGIYHLTENQAQAILELRLHRLTGLEHEKILNEYQSLLEQIEELLHILSSSERLMEVIEEELVAVKAEFGDERRTELSSIAHDISLEDLIEQEDVVVTLSHQGYVKYQPLNEYEAQKRGGKGKAATKMKDEDFIERLLVANTHDTILCFSTRGRVYWMKTYQLPLASRAARGKPIVNLLPLEDDERITAILPIADFEDDKFVFMATRNGTVKKTPLVDYSRPRASGIIALNLADNDELIGVNITDGKQDILLFSDAGKVVRFTEDKVRSMGRTATGVRGIRLNEDQKVVSLIVPRTTEGSENEGAILTVTENGFGKRTMLSEYPAKSRATMGVVSIKVSERNGSVVGALEVVPGEQMMIISNRSTLVRTRVDEVSMVGRNTQGVTLIRTATDEFVVGLQRIAEIDDEAVVIEGEEGEEGAPEATSSEEDSPNDDA; this is encoded by the coding sequence ATGAGTGATCATGCCCAGGAAGTGGTTCCGGTTAATATAGAAGACGAACTGAAAAACTCTTACCTTGATTATGCCATGAGCGTAATCATCGGGCGGGCCTTGCCAGATGTTCGTGATGGTTTGAAACCAGTGCATCGCCGCGTGCTGTTCGCAATGAGTGTATTGGGTAACGATTACAACAAACCTTATAAAAAGTCGGCTCGTGTGGTCGGTGATGTAATTGGTAAATATCACCCGCATGGCGACTCAGCGGCTTACGACACTATTGTTCGTATGGCGCAGCCTTTTTCATTACGTTATATGCTGGCTGACGGGCAGGGTAACTTCGGTTCGGTCGATGGCGATTCGGCCGCTGCGATGCGTTATACCGAAGTACGTATGTCCAAAATATCTCACCAGTTGCTGGCTGACCTGGACAAAGAGACCGTCGACTTTGTACCTAACTACGACAGTACCGAGCAGATTCCTGATGTATTGCCAACCCGGGTTCCTAACCTGCTCGCTAACGGCTCATCCGGTATTGCTGTGGGTATGGCGACTAATATTCCGCCGCATAATCTGACTGAAGTGATCAATGGCTGTCTGGCCATGATCAAAAACCCGGACATCACTTTCGAAGAATTGATGGAGTACATTCCGGGACCCGACTTCCCAACAGCCGCTATTATTTCTGGTAATCAGGGCATTATTGAAGCTTACCGCACAGGTCGCGGCCGGATTCATATCCGCTCACGCGCTGAGGTTATTACCGAAGACAATGGTCGTGAAACCATTATCGTGCACGAACTGCCGTATCAGGTAAATAAAGCCCGACTAATTGAAAAAATTGCTGATCTGGTTAAAGAGAAAAAGCTGGAAGGCATTAGTGGGCTGCGTGATGAGTCAGACAAAGACGGCATGCGCGTTGTCATAGAAATGAAGCGAGGCGAGTCCGGTGAAGTGATGCTTAATCACTTGTATCGCAACACGCAAATGCAGGTCGTTTTTGGTATCAACATGGTGGCGCTGGACAAAGGCCAGCCGAAACTATTCACGCTGCGTGAAATGATTGAATGCTTCATTCTGCATCGTCGTGAAGTGGTTACCCGCCGCACGGTATATGAGCTTCGCAAAGCACGTGAACGGGCTCATATTCTTGAAGGCCTGGCCATATCGCTGGCCAACATCGAAGAAATCATTGAACTTATTAAAGCCTCTCCATCCCCTGCAGAAGCCAAAGCCTCGCTAATAGCCCGTGGCTGGCAGCTGGGTGATGTCGCATCGATGCTGGAACGTGCCGGTGTTGATGCAGCCCGTCCTGACTGGGTCGAGGAAGGTTTTGGTGTGCGTGATGGTATTTATCATCTGACTGAAAACCAGGCTCAGGCAATTCTTGAGTTACGCTTACACAGACTGACAGGCCTTGAGCACGAAAAGATTCTGAATGAATACCAGTCCTTGCTGGAACAGATTGAAGAATTATTGCATATCCTTTCCAGCTCAGAACGCCTGATGGAAGTGATTGAAGAAGAACTGGTAGCGGTCAAAGCTGAATTTGGTGACGAGCGTCGTACTGAATTGAGCTCAATAGCGCATGATATCAGCCTGGAAGACTTGATCGAACAGGAAGATGTCGTAGTAACGCTGTCGCACCAGGGATACGTGAAGTACCAGCCATTGAATGAATACGAAGCACAGAAGCGCGGGGGTAAAGGCAAAGCAGCGACTAAGATGAAAGACGAAGACTTCATTGAACGCCTGCTGGTAGCCAACACTCACGATACCATACTGTGTTTCTCAACCCGTGGCCGGGTGTACTGGATGAAGACCTACCAGTTGCCATTAGCTAGCCGCGCTGCCCGCGGCAAACCTATTGTAAACCTGCTGCCACTGGAAGATGACGAGCGCATTACTGCCATTCTGCCGATCGCTGATTTTGAAGATGATAAATTTGTCTTCATGGCGACTCGCAACGGTACCGTTAAGAAAACACCTTTGGTTGACTACTCGCGCCCTCGTGCAAGCGGCATCATTGCCCTTAATCTGGCAGATAATGACGAGCTTATCGGCGTTAATATCACCGATGGTAAACAGGACATACTGCTGTTTTCTGATGCAGGTAAAGTAGTTCGCTTCACCGAAGATAAAGTACGTTCTATGGGTCGTACCGCGACTGGTGTTCGTGGTATCCGCCTGAACGAAGACCAGAAAGTTGTGTCCTTGATAGTGCCTCGTACTACTGAAGGCAGCGAAAACGAAGGCGCTATATTAACCGTGACTGAAAACGGCTTTGGTAAACGTACCATGCTCAGCGAGTACCCAGCGAAAAGCCGGGCTACTATGGGTGTAGTATCTATTAAAGTTTCTGAGCGTAATGGTTCAGTAGTCGGTGCTCTGGAAGTGGTGCCTGGTGAACAAATGATGATCATCAGTAACCGCAGTACCCTGGTGCGCACCAGGGTAGATGAAGTCTCTATGGTGGGTCGTAATACACAGGGCGTCACCCTTATTCGCACAGCCACTGATGAATTTGTGGTCGGTTTGCAGCGCATCGCTGAAATAGACGATGAAGCGGTCGTTATTGAAGGTGAAGAAGGCGAAGAGGGCGCCCCTGAGGCAACCTCCTCTGAAGAGGATTCCCCGAACGATGACGCATAA
- the serC gene encoding 3-phosphoserine/phosphohydroxythreonine transaminase, protein MTHNFSAGPAMLPAPVLKKAQKELLDWQGRGVSVMEISHRSPAYIAMAEQAEQDLRDLMSIPDNYAVLFMHGGGRSQFSAVPQNIAGADATVDYLDTGNWSQIAEKEAAKYVARVNRVASVTDSEQGKMIPPQASWNLTPGAAYLHYCPNETVDGIALHEIPEVSAPLVADMSSVILAESLDVSKFGVIYAGAQKNIGPSGFAVVIVRRDLLATQQNSVCTVMNYQVQDTEKSMYNTPNTFAWYLAGEVFKWIKAEGGVQVMQARNHAKAKLLYECIDNNPFYKNQIHPQNRSIMNVPFQLLKPELDNEFLKQAEQRGLMALKGHRFVGGMRASMYNAMPLEGTRALVDFMTEFARTHK, encoded by the coding sequence ATGACGCATAACTTTTCTGCAGGGCCGGCTATGTTGCCGGCCCCCGTATTAAAGAAAGCACAAAAAGAGTTATTAGACTGGCAGGGGCGTGGTGTTTCTGTGATGGAAATCAGCCACCGCTCTCCAGCCTATATCGCCATGGCCGAACAGGCCGAGCAGGATTTACGGGATCTGATGTCGATTCCGGATAACTATGCGGTGCTATTTATGCATGGCGGGGGACGCAGTCAGTTTTCCGCGGTACCACAGAATATCGCAGGGGCTGACGCCACTGTCGATTATCTGGACACGGGTAACTGGTCGCAAATCGCTGAGAAAGAAGCGGCTAAATATGTCGCCCGGGTGAATCGGGTGGCTTCAGTCACTGACAGCGAACAGGGCAAAATGATACCGCCACAGGCGTCATGGAACTTAACTCCCGGAGCGGCTTATCTGCATTACTGCCCGAATGAGACTGTTGATGGTATAGCCTTGCACGAGATCCCAGAAGTGTCAGCACCACTGGTTGCCGATATGTCTTCAGTTATTCTGGCAGAATCGCTGGATGTTTCTAAGTTTGGAGTTATTTATGCCGGTGCTCAGAAGAACATTGGCCCCTCTGGTTTTGCCGTCGTTATTGTACGCAGAGATTTGCTCGCTACGCAGCAGAACTCAGTTTGCACCGTGATGAACTATCAGGTGCAGGACACTGAAAAATCCATGTATAACACTCCGAATACTTTTGCCTGGTACCTTGCCGGCGAAGTATTTAAGTGGATAAAAGCAGAAGGTGGTGTGCAGGTGATGCAGGCGCGTAATCACGCTAAAGCAAAACTACTGTATGAATGCATAGATAATAACCCTTTCTATAAAAATCAGATACACCCACAAAACCGTTCTATCATGAACGTACCTTTTCAGTTACTAAAACCGGAACTGGATAACGAATTTCTTAAACAGGCTGAGCAACGCGGTCTGATGGCGCTTAAAGGGCACCGTTTTGTTGGCGGCATGCGCGCCAGCATGTATAACGCTATGCCACTGGAAGGCACTCGAGCGCTTGTAGACTTTATGACCGAGTTCGCCCGTACTCATAAATAA
- the hisC gene encoding histidinol-phosphate transaminase: MTTTFNAAELALPGIRELQPYQAGKPIEELERELGLSGIVKLASNENPLGVSPLVQAALNVAVKGLARYPDANGFYLKQSLAEKFAVNADQITLGNGSNDVLELLARTYVQPQHEVIFSQHAFVVYPLVTKAIGATPVAVPARDYGHDLDAMAAAVTDKTRMIFIANPNNPTGTFLSSAELEAFLQKIPNQVLVVLDEAYYEYVPAAERAPSMQWITRFPNLVVSRTFSKAYGLAGLRAGFAVSHPQVADLMNRIRQPFNMNHLALTAALTALEDEKFLAESIEVNSAGMRQLIDFCDRHGLTYIPSHGNFLTIEVGPEAGAIYQKLLEMGVIVRPVAGYELPNHLRVSIGLADENDAFCHAMEKILA, from the coding sequence ATGACAACAACTTTTAATGCCGCTGAACTGGCCTTGCCAGGTATTCGTGAACTACAACCTTATCAGGCTGGCAAGCCTATTGAAGAGCTGGAACGGGAGCTTGGTTTGAGTGGCATCGTGAAGCTGGCTTCCAATGAAAACCCCCTCGGTGTGAGCCCCCTGGTGCAGGCCGCATTGAACGTTGCGGTGAAAGGACTGGCCCGTTACCCGGATGCCAATGGTTTCTACCTGAAACAGTCATTAGCTGAGAAATTTGCCGTCAATGCGGATCAAATTACTTTGGGTAATGGTTCTAATGATGTGCTTGAATTACTGGCCCGTACTTATGTGCAGCCACAGCATGAAGTTATCTTCTCGCAGCATGCTTTTGTGGTGTATCCGCTGGTAACTAAAGCTATTGGAGCCACCCCGGTTGCTGTACCTGCACGTGACTACGGTCATGATCTGGATGCCATGGCGGCTGCGGTAACCGATAAAACCCGCATGATTTTCATCGCCAACCCAAATAATCCAACCGGAACTTTTCTTAGCAGCGCTGAGCTCGAAGCTTTTCTACAGAAAATTCCCAACCAGGTACTGGTGGTTCTGGATGAAGCCTATTATGAGTACGTACCCGCCGCCGAGCGTGCTCCTTCTATGCAATGGATAACACGATTCCCTAACCTGGTGGTCAGCCGTACCTTTTCCAAAGCTTATGGTTTAGCCGGTTTACGTGCAGGTTTTGCTGTTTCTCATCCGCAGGTTGCAGACCTGATGAACCGTATCCGGCAGCCTTTTAATATGAATCATCTGGCACTGACAGCCGCGTTGACTGCTCTGGAAGATGAAAAATTTCTGGCGGAGTCGATAGAAGTTAATAGTGCAGGCATGCGTCAGCTTATCGATTTTTGCGATCGTCACGGATTAACTTATATACCTTCACATGGCAACTTTCTGACCATTGAAGTTGGACCTGAAGCCGGCGCTATTTATCAAAAACTGCTCGAGATGGGCGTTATTGTGCGTCCGGTAGCTGGTTATGAATTACCCAATCATTTGCGCGTTAGTATTGGTCTGGCTGATGAAAACGATGCCTTCTGTCATGCGATGGAGAAAATTCTGGCGTGA
- a CDS encoding HAD family hydrolase, whose amino-acid sequence MPISKKSAVLFDLDGTLLDTAPSLHTALNKVLRLHQRPELELHLTRPLASHGATGLLRLGFGENFNPTTRDELRKQFLDAYAEDVSSETNYFDGVVAMLSSLQQADIPYAIVTNKPTQFTHALLPDFAALQQAGAVVCGDTLHVAKPDPAPLLYAAEQLGITAQDCWYVGDAERDIQAGKGAGMQTVLATYGYLSDEDDIQAWQAHYHIEHANDLFALLGK is encoded by the coding sequence ATGCCAATAAGCAAAAAGAGCGCTGTTTTATTTGACCTTGACGGTACTTTACTGGATACCGCGCCGAGCCTACATACCGCACTGAATAAAGTGCTGCGCCTTCATCAGCGACCCGAGCTCGAGTTGCATTTAACTCGTCCACTTGCCTCGCATGGCGCGACTGGCTTATTGCGGCTTGGTTTTGGTGAGAATTTTAACCCTACTACCCGTGACGAGCTACGCAAACAATTTCTGGATGCCTATGCAGAAGACGTCAGCAGCGAGACCAACTACTTTGACGGCGTCGTTGCTATGCTGAGTAGCTTACAACAGGCAGATATTCCCTACGCTATTGTGACCAATAAACCCACTCAGTTTACCCATGCACTATTGCCCGACTTTGCGGCCTTGCAACAGGCCGGAGCGGTAGTCTGCGGCGATACCCTGCATGTCGCTAAGCCAGATCCGGCCCCATTACTTTATGCAGCGGAGCAGCTGGGCATTACTGCACAGGACTGCTGGTACGTCGGCGACGCTGAACGTGATATTCAGGCAGGTAAAGGAGCTGGTATGCAAACAGTACTTGCGACCTATGGCTACCTTAGTGATGAAGATGATATTCAGGCCTGGCAAGCCCACTACCATATTGAGCATGCTAATGACCTGTTCGCCTTACTAGGCAAATAA
- the nrdA gene encoding class 1a ribonucleoside-diphosphate reductase subunit alpha, whose amino-acid sequence MSQSIEVTKRNGIREPLDLDKIHRVISWAAEGLNNVSVSQVEIKSHIQFYDGIKTEDIHETIIKAAADLISEESPDYQYMAARLAVFHLRKRAYGQFEPPHLYKQVTSMVEKNRYDRHLLEDYSEEEFNQMNEFIDHWRDLNFSYAAVKQLEGKYLVQNRVTGEVYESAQFLYMLVAACLFAKYPPEKRMDYIRRFYDATSQFKISLPTPIMSGVRTPTRQFSSCVLIECGDSLDSINATASAIVKYVSQRAGIGINAGRIRALGSPIRNGEAFHTGCIPFFKYFQTAVKSCSQGGVRGGAATLFYPLWHLEVESLLVLKNNRGVEENRVRHLDYGVQFNKLMYQRLIKDQHITLFSPSDVPGLYDAFFCDQDEFERLYVQYEADDSIRKKRIKAIELFGLFMQERASTGRIYLQNVDHTNNHSPFDAKVAPIRQSNLCLEIALPTKPLSHVNDEEGEIALCTLSAFNLGSIESLDDFAELADLGVRALDSLLDYQDYPVPAAWNATQGRRTLGIGVINMAYYLAKNGVRYSDGSANGLVHRTFEAMQYYLLKASNDLAKEKGACPKFNETTYSQGIMPIDTYKKDLDTVCSEPLHYDWDALRESVKEHGLRNSTLSALMPSETSSQISNATNGIEPPRGHISVKSSKDGVMKQVVPDYENLKDAYELLWSIPNNKGYLELVGIMQKFVDQTISANTNYDPGKFENNKVPMKQLLQDLLYAYKLGVKTMYYHNTRDGASDSQNDVAGRKAVPQEKAAATAAVVATEFDDDDDCAGGACKI is encoded by the coding sequence ATGAGTCAATCTATTGAAGTGACAAAACGCAACGGCATTCGCGAACCTCTGGATCTGGATAAAATCCATCGTGTTATCAGCTGGGCTGCTGAGGGTCTGAATAATGTATCAGTCTCGCAGGTAGAAATTAAGTCACATATTCAGTTTTATGATGGCATTAAGACTGAAGATATCCATGAAACTATCATAAAAGCCGCCGCTGATCTTATCTCGGAAGAATCTCCTGATTATCAGTATATGGCAGCCCGCCTTGCGGTTTTCCACCTGCGTAAGCGTGCCTATGGTCAATTTGAGCCGCCGCACTTATATAAGCAAGTCACCAGCATGGTAGAAAAAAACCGCTATGACCGCCATTTACTGGAGGATTACAGCGAAGAAGAATTTAATCAGATGAACGAGTTTATCGATCACTGGCGTGACCTGAACTTTTCTTATGCAGCGGTTAAACAACTGGAAGGCAAATACCTGGTGCAAAACCGGGTGACTGGCGAAGTTTACGAAAGCGCACAGTTTCTTTATATGTTGGTGGCCGCCTGCTTGTTTGCAAAGTATCCGCCAGAAAAGCGCATGGATTACATTCGCCGTTTCTATGATGCAACCTCGCAGTTTAAGATTTCACTACCAACACCTATTATGTCTGGTGTACGCACCCCTACCCGTCAATTCAGCTCCTGTGTTCTGATAGAGTGTGGCGATAGTCTTGATTCTATCAATGCAACCGCCAGTGCTATTGTGAAATACGTATCACAACGGGCTGGTATAGGTATCAACGCAGGACGCATTCGTGCCCTGGGCAGCCCAATTCGCAATGGTGAAGCTTTCCACACTGGCTGCATTCCTTTCTTTAAGTATTTCCAGACTGCGGTGAAAAGCTGCTCTCAGGGCGGTGTTCGTGGCGGCGCTGCCACCCTCTTCTATCCGCTCTGGCATTTAGAAGTAGAATCGCTGCTGGTACTGAAGAATAACCGCGGCGTCGAAGAGAACCGCGTACGCCACTTAGACTACGGTGTGCAGTTTAATAAACTTATGTACCAGCGACTGATTAAAGATCAGCACATCACCCTGTTCAGCCCTTCTGACGTTCCAGGTCTGTACGATGCGTTCTTCTGTGATCAGGACGAATTTGAGCGTTTGTATGTGCAGTACGAAGCGGATGACAGCATTCGTAAGAAACGCATTAAAGCCATTGAGCTTTTCGGTCTCTTTATGCAGGAGCGCGCCAGTACCGGCCGTATCTACCTGCAAAACGTAGATCACACCAATAACCACAGTCCTTTTGACGCTAAAGTAGCGCCTATTCGCCAGAGCAACCTGTGCCTTGAAATTGCCCTGCCGACTAAACCATTAAGCCATGTTAATGATGAAGAAGGTGAAATTGCACTCTGTACACTTTCCGCTTTCAACCTGGGTTCTATTGAGTCACTGGATGACTTTGCCGAACTGGCTGATCTTGGTGTGCGTGCGCTGGACAGTCTGCTGGATTATCAGGATTACCCGGTACCAGCTGCCTGGAATGCTACTCAGGGCCGTCGTACTTTAGGTATTGGTGTTATTAATATGGCCTATTACCTGGCCAAAAATGGTGTCCGTTACTCTGATGGCAGTGCCAATGGTTTGGTACATCGTACCTTCGAAGCCATGCAATATTACCTGCTAAAAGCCTCTAATGATCTGGCTAAAGAAAAAGGCGCCTGCCCTAAATTTAACGAGACCACCTATTCGCAGGGGATTATGCCGATCGACACCTATAAAAAGGATCTCGATACGGTCTGTAGCGAACCTTTGCATTACGACTGGGATGCTTTACGTGAATCTGTTAAAGAGCATGGTTTGCGTAACTCAACGCTGTCGGCACTGATGCCTTCAGAGACCTCCTCACAAATTTCTAATGCCACCAACGGCATAGAGCCACCACGCGGCCATATTAGTGTGAAGTCCTCTAAAGATGGCGTTATGAAACAGGTGGTTCCGGATTATGAAAATCTGAAAGACGCTTATGAACTGCTGTGGTCAATCCCTAATAACAAAGGTTATCTGGAACTGGTCGGTATTATGCAAAAGTTTGTCGACCAGACTATTTCAGCCAATACCAACTATGATCCGGGCAAATTTGAAAACAATAAAGTGCCCATGAAGCAATTACTGCAAGACCTGCTTTACGCGTACAAACTGGGCGTGAAAACTATGTATTACCACAATACCCGTGATGGCGCTTCCGATAGCCAGAATGACGTGGCTGGTCGCAAAGCAGTTCCGCAGGAAAAGGCAGCAGCAACGGCTGCAGTAGTCGCCACTGAATTTGATGATGACGATGATTGCGCTGGCGGCGCTTGTAAAATTTAA
- the ubiG gene encoding bifunctional 2-polyprenyl-6-hydroxyphenol methylase/3-demethylubiquinol 3-O-methyltransferase UbiG, whose protein sequence is MNQNVDPGEISKFSAVASRWWDPDGEFKPLHLINPLRLNYIERHADGLFGKQVADVGCGGGLLSEAMAKMGAQVSGLDMSDEALKVARLHAAQSDLSIDYQETTAEQFAASHEQQFDVVTCLEMLEHVPNPEAVVAACASMVKPGGHVFFSTLNRNLKSRLLGIVAAEYVLGWVPKGTHDYAKFIKPSELVQMAEKQPLRAQNMTGLHYNPLSQEFFLSDRNVDVNYIVHCRKPE, encoded by the coding sequence ATGAATCAGAATGTGGACCCAGGTGAAATTAGTAAATTCAGTGCTGTAGCGTCGCGTTGGTGGGATCCGGATGGCGAGTTTAAGCCGCTGCATTTAATCAACCCTTTGCGCCTTAATTACATTGAACGTCACGCCGACGGGCTGTTTGGCAAGCAAGTTGCGGATGTTGGTTGCGGTGGAGGTTTACTGAGCGAAGCCATGGCGAAAATGGGCGCTCAAGTCAGTGGCCTTGATATGAGCGATGAAGCCCTTAAAGTAGCCCGGCTCCATGCTGCTCAGTCAGATCTCAGCATTGACTATCAGGAAACGACAGCAGAGCAGTTTGCGGCCTCTCATGAACAACAGTTTGACGTGGTAACCTGCCTGGAGATGCTGGAGCACGTGCCCAATCCTGAAGCGGTAGTTGCGGCTTGCGCCAGTATGGTAAAACCCGGCGGTCATGTCTTTTTCTCGACGTTGAACCGCAATCTGAAATCCCGCCTGCTAGGTATCGTAGCGGCCGAATATGTGTTGGGCTGGGTGCCCAAAGGCACGCACGATTATGCGAAATTCATCAAACCTTCAGAACTGGTTCAAATGGCTGAAAAACAGCCACTACGAGCGCAAAACATGACAGGGCTGCACTATAACCCCTTGAGCCAGGAATTCTTTTTAAGTGATCGTAATGTCGATGTGAACTACATTGTGCATTGCCGTAAACCGGAATGA
- the aroA gene encoding 3-phosphoshikimate 1-carboxyvinyltransferase gives MSAILALEYQSRAEGSVNLPGSKSIANRALLLAAMAQGETILQSVLDSDDTRHMRNALRKLGVNYTEQHNAQGLEVRIQGRAGGFSIADSAELFLGNAGTAMRPLTAALAASQGIFRLTGEERMYERPIGPLVDALRLLGADINYLQEAGYPPLLIHGASLQGGRVSIDGSLSSQFVSALLMALPLANEDTVVELTGDLVSLPYIQLTLDLMSRFGIQVQQVDTRHFIVPGKSSYQSPGEFVVEGDASSASYFLAAGAIAGGTVTVKGTGLASLQGDKAFAEILEQMGAQVAWGQNHISVSRGELQGGHFDLNAIPDAAMTIATTALFAKGPTEIRNVYNWRLKETDRLHAMATELRKTGAEVTEYDDGLRIVPPAVIQRARVATYNDHRMAMCFSLLTFAPAGVEIEDAQCCDKTYPEFFQDFSAICHN, from the coding sequence GTGAGCGCAATACTGGCTTTGGAATATCAGTCCCGGGCAGAGGGCTCTGTCAATCTGCCCGGCTCCAAAAGCATTGCCAATCGTGCGTTGCTGCTGGCTGCCATGGCGCAGGGAGAAACTATTCTGCAATCGGTGCTGGACAGTGACGATACCCGGCATATGCGCAATGCTTTGCGTAAGCTGGGTGTCAATTACACTGAGCAACATAATGCGCAGGGTCTTGAAGTTCGCATACAGGGCCGGGCAGGGGGCTTCTCCATCGCTGACAGCGCTGAGTTATTCCTGGGCAATGCAGGAACCGCTATGCGGCCACTGACAGCTGCGCTTGCTGCCAGTCAGGGAATATTCCGGTTGACTGGTGAAGAGCGCATGTACGAGCGCCCGATAGGGCCTCTGGTCGATGCTTTACGGTTGTTAGGTGCTGATATAAATTACCTGCAGGAAGCTGGCTATCCGCCTTTACTCATTCATGGAGCCAGTCTGCAGGGCGGACGCGTAAGTATTGATGGCAGCCTTTCCAGCCAGTTTGTCAGCGCTTTGCTGATGGCTCTGCCACTTGCGAATGAGGATACCGTGGTAGAACTAACCGGTGACTTGGTTTCTTTACCTTATATTCAATTGACTCTGGATTTAATGTCCCGGTTCGGTATTCAGGTTCAGCAAGTCGACACTCGCCATTTTATCGTACCGGGGAAAAGCAGTTATCAAAGTCCGGGTGAATTTGTGGTGGAAGGGGATGCATCTTCGGCATCCTATTTTTTAGCCGCAGGCGCCATTGCTGGCGGCACTGTTACCGTAAAAGGCACAGGTTTAGCGAGTCTGCAGGGCGATAAAGCCTTTGCTGAAATACTTGAGCAAATGGGCGCTCAGGTAGCGTGGGGGCAAAACCATATCAGTGTCAGCCGCGGCGAACTACAAGGTGGCCACTTCGACCTTAATGCGATCCCCGATGCTGCTATGACTATTGCTACTACGGCTTTGTTCGCTAAGGGGCCAACAGAAATCCGCAATGTCTACAACTGGCGACTAAAAGAAACTGACCGCTTACACGCTATGGCCACTGAACTGCGCAAGACCGGAGCAGAAGTTACTGAGTATGACGACGGCCTGCGTATTGTACCTCCAGCGGTTATTCAACGTGCCCGGGTAGCCACCTATAACGATCACCGCATGGCGATGTGCTTTTCTTTGCTCACTTTCGCTCCAGCTGGTGTGGAAATAGAAGACGCTCAGTGCTGTGATAAAACTTACCCTGAATTCTTTCAGGACTTCTCAGCTATTTGCCATAACTAA